DNA from Stenotrophomonas acidaminiphila:
AACAGCGGCTATGCGCTGCTGGCGCTGGTGGTCGAGCGCGCCTCGGGGATGGACTTCCCCGCGTTCCTGCACGCCCGCATCTTCGCCCCGCTGGGCATGCGCGACAGCCTGGCCTACGTTGCCGGCGGCCGCGACGTGCCGCATCGCGCCTGGGGCTACAGCCAGGCCGCGCAGGGCTGGGAACGCACCGACCAGAACAGCTACAGCGCCGTGCTCGGCGATGGCGGCATCTATTCGAGCATCGACGACCTGGCGCGCTGGGACGCGGCCTGGTACGACGGCCGCCTGTTCGATGACGCCACCCGCGCGCTGGCGCTCGGCCGCCAGGTGCAGGTGGATACCACCCCGGAAGCGACCTGGTACGGCTTCGGCTGGCGTATCGCCGAGGGCCGGCAATGGCACAACGGCGAGAGCATCGGCTTCCGCAACACCCTGGTGCGCTGGCCGCAGCAGCACCTGACGGTGGTGCTGCTGAGCAACCGCAACGACCCGACGCCGTATGCGACCGCGCAGGCGATCGGCGCACTGTTCCTCGACGAGATTCCACCAGCGCGGCCCTGACCGCGCTGCCCGCTCCGCCGCTGTACCTGCTGGGTTGTCCGTCCCCGTCGTTCCCCTGGAGAGATCATGCGTAGCCAGCCAGACCCTCGATTGAAACTCCTGTGCAGTGCGCTGCTGGCGGCCATGGCCGTGCCGGCCATGGCGCAGGAGCCCGCCCCGGCCGCCACCACCCTGGACAAGGTCAACGTCACCGGCTCGCGCATCAAGCGCGTGGACGTGGAAGCCGCGCTGCCGGTCACCATCGTGCAGAAGGCCGAGATCGAGGCGCAGGGCATCACCTCGGCCGAGCAGCTGTTGTCCTTCCTCAACATCGCCGGCAACGGTGCCGACGGCATGGTCTCGGCGTCGGTGGACATGGACCTGGGCGAGCTGCGCGGCACCGCCGGCGTGTCCGGCGCCAACCTGCGCGGGCAGGGCAGCGACGCCACGCTGGTGCTGCTCAATGGGCGCCGCGTCGCCACCCATGGCCTGCGCGGGCAGGCGGTGGACCTGAACTCGATCCCGTTCGCGGCGATCGACCGGGTGGAAGTGCTGCGCGACGGCGCCTCGGCCATGTACGGCACCGACGCCATCGGCGGCGTGATCAACTTCATCACCCGCACCGACTACCAGGGCATCGCCGTCAACGCCGGCTTCGACGTGACCCAGCACGGCGGCGGCGACATCTACAACTATAGCCTGCTGGGCGGCACCGGCGACCTGGACAGCGACCGCTGGAACGTGTGGGGCACGATCAACTGGCGGCGCAGCGAGTTCCTGCGCAGCCACCAGCGCGATTTCGCCAACAGCTTCCAGCCCGACCGCGGGGTGTCGCCGGACACGCGCGGCACCCCGTTCGCCACCGTGACCAACGCCAGCGGCGGCATCATCAACGGCTCGCTCATCGACCCTGATGGCGGCAGCAGGCAGAACTACGTCAACATCCTCAACCTGCCCGGCGGCGCCGGCTGCGAGAACGGCGGCCCGGCGATGGGGCCCTACGACTACCGGCTGTGGGACAGCGGCAGCTCCAAGTACGCCTGCGCCTGGGACTATCCCGCCGCGCAGGCGCTGCAGCAGCCGCAGGACAGCCTGCAGTTCCTCGGCCGTGCCACCCTCCGCATCGGCGACAACCACCGCTTCTACGCCGAGGCGATGGGCTCGCGGGTGAAGTCCGAGCGCGAGTACGAGCCGCTGCAGCTGACCTCCAGCGCGTCGCTCACCTCGGTGATGGGCCCCGGCACCTGGTATCCGCTCAACCCCAACACCAAGGACACCTACGACAAGGTGTACAACGCGCTGGCCGCGTACTTCGGCACCGCCAACCTCACCTACGGCAACCCCATTCCCTACCGCTGGCGGTGCATGGCCTGCGGGCCGCGCCAGATCGAGACCACCACCAAGTCCTACCGCCTGCTGGCCGGCCTGGAAGGCAGTATCGGCAGCTGGGACTACGACATCGGCCTGTCGCGCGCCTCGAACAAGGCCGAATCGGTCCTGCGCGGCGGCTACTACTTCTCCAGCGGCCTGCGCGCCGCGCTCGGCAGCGGCCTGCTCAACCCGTTCCTGATGCCGGGGCAGCAGCAGAGCGAGGCGGCCATGGCCGCGCTGCAGAGCGCCTCGGCCAGTGGCGTGCACCTGTACGGCGGCGAATCCACCGTCACCACGGCCGACGCCAGCTTCAGCGGCGGGCTCGGCTTCAGCCTGTGGGGCAGCGAGGCGCAGCTGGCCACCGGCGTCGAGGCGCGGCGCGAGGAGTTCGAGTTCGGCGGCGTGCAGGTGCTCGACGGCGTGCCGTTGAACTACACCACCATCTACCAGGCGCCGTTCGACGAGACCAGCGACCTGCCCAATGTGCGTCGCGACGTCAACGCGGTGTACGCCGAGATGTACCTGCCGATCATCGACAGCCTCGACGTGACCGTGGCGGTGCGCCACGACCGCTACGACACCTTCGGCGGCACCACCAACCCGAAGTACTCGTTCAAGTGGCAACCGATCGAATCGCTGGCGTTCCGCGGCGCCTACAGCACCGGCTTCAAGGTGCCCGAGTTCACCAAGCTGTTCGCCGGCGTCAACCGCCTGGATTATTTCGGCCGCGACCTGGTCGACCCGGCCAGCTGCCCCAGCGGCTCGGTCAACTCGTCGATACCGGGCTGCGACCTGATCCAGCCGGTGATCATCACCGGCGGCAAGACCGACCTGCAGCCGGAGGAGTCCTCGCAGCGGAGCGTCGGCTTCGTGTTCTCGCCGACCGACAACTTCAACCTGA
Protein-coding regions in this window:
- a CDS encoding TonB-dependent receptor is translated as MRSQPDPRLKLLCSALLAAMAVPAMAQEPAPAATTLDKVNVTGSRIKRVDVEAALPVTIVQKAEIEAQGITSAEQLLSFLNIAGNGADGMVSASVDMDLGELRGTAGVSGANLRGQGSDATLVLLNGRRVATHGLRGQAVDLNSIPFAAIDRVEVLRDGASAMYGTDAIGGVINFITRTDYQGIAVNAGFDVTQHGGGDIYNYSLLGGTGDLDSDRWNVWGTINWRRSEFLRSHQRDFANSFQPDRGVSPDTRGTPFATVTNASGGIINGSLIDPDGGSRQNYVNILNLPGGAGCENGGPAMGPYDYRLWDSGSSKYACAWDYPAAQALQQPQDSLQFLGRATLRIGDNHRFYAEAMGSRVKSEREYEPLQLTSSASLTSVMGPGTWYPLNPNTKDTYDKVYNALAAYFGTANLTYGNPIPYRWRCMACGPRQIETTTKSYRLLAGLEGSIGSWDYDIGLSRASNKAESVLRGGYYFSSGLRAALGSGLLNPFLMPGQQQSEAAMAALQSASASGVHLYGGESTVTTADASFSGGLGFSLWGSEAQLATGVEARREEFEFGGVQVLDGVPLNYTTIYQAPFDETSDLPNVRRDVNAVYAEMYLPIIDSLDVTVAVRHDRYDTFGGTTNPKYSFKWQPIESLAFRGAYSTGFKVPEFTKLFAGVNRLDYFGRDLVDPASCPSGSVNSSIPGCDLIQPVIITGGKTDLQPEESSQRSVGFVFSPTDNFNLSLDWWEIERTNTIRVPNLATLTANYALFAENWIRDSSGKVTAIDQRYINSGGTLTRGVELDANLSGELAGGRWHVNLNGSYIDTFKEKSLANEPYGDNKVGEYVRFYNLPLKWKHTLGVGWARGDWAHLLTQVYRSGYKDEEPVSVEGGFYTPVNWNPDVDDYITYNYSLTWTGMENTRLTLAVRNLLDTDPPFTAHQVDFASGAAWEPRVADPRGRSFNLQVEYRFD
- a CDS encoding serine hydrolase, giving the protein MRNRFCPRWIPVVWHVALLLACLALPLLASAADAASRQAAIDQLMQPYDGDVPGASLLVLKDGKALVRRGYGRADLERGIAAGTDTNYRLASVSKQFTAAAILLLAQDGTLSIDDPVKRWLPSLPAVADAISLRQLLAHTSGVLDYEDLMGASWQGQIRDAGVLALLERENRLYFPPGTAYRYSNSGYALLALVVERASGMDFPAFLHARIFAPLGMRDSLAYVAGGRDVPHRAWGYSQAAQGWERTDQNSYSAVLGDGGIYSSIDDLARWDAAWYDGRLFDDATRALALGRQVQVDTTPEATWYGFGWRIAEGRQWHNGESIGFRNTLVRWPQQHLTVVLLSNRNDPTPYATAQAIGALFLDEIPPARP